The following coding sequences are from one Shewanella eurypsychrophilus window:
- a CDS encoding glyceraldehyde-3-phosphate dehydrogenase encodes MSADKHLQSWQERFEMAEAMQPLLGKLYRNQGVEVVLYGKPLLNASTIEIIKSHRLVRRFVGYKLRLRESFPFVEALSKLAVKQCKVDIGKLAIKYWRENDDASGIEAYMSRELAAAIDHEDTQEARDVVLYGFGRIGRLLARLLIERTGVSNKLRLRAIVLRGGRKGDLEKRASLLRRDSVHGPFNGSVEVDEENNAIIANGTYIQVIYANSPDEVDYTKYDISNALVVDNTGIWKDEDGLGLHLKSKGVAKVLLTAPAKGQIKNIVYGVNEADILSEDKIVSAASCTTNAITPILKAMNDKYGITNGHVETIHSYTNDQNLIDNYHSADRRGRSAPLNMVITETGAAKAVAKALPELAGKLTGNAIRVPTPNVSMAIITLNLDNETNSKDDVNQYLRDMSLHSELQNQIDFTESTEIVSSDLVGSRYAGVVDSHATIAEGNRAILYVWYDNEFGYSCQVVGVMQKMLELNYQSLPIG; translated from the coding sequence ATGAGCGCTGATAAACACCTACAAAGCTGGCAAGAACGTTTCGAAATGGCAGAGGCTATGCAACCTTTGCTTGGTAAATTATATCGTAATCAAGGTGTAGAAGTCGTTTTATACGGTAAGCCGTTACTTAACGCATCAACTATCGAGATCATCAAATCACATCGTCTCGTCCGTCGCTTTGTCGGCTACAAGCTAAGATTACGTGAAAGTTTTCCTTTTGTAGAAGCATTAAGCAAATTAGCCGTTAAGCAATGTAAAGTTGATATCGGCAAGTTAGCGATTAAATATTGGCGTGAAAACGATGATGCAAGTGGCATCGAAGCCTACATGAGTCGTGAACTGGCTGCTGCCATTGATCATGAAGATACCCAGGAAGCAAGAGATGTGGTGCTTTATGGTTTCGGTCGAATTGGCCGTTTACTTGCGCGTCTTTTAATAGAAAGAACAGGCGTTAGTAATAAACTTCGTCTTCGTGCCATCGTACTTCGTGGTGGCCGTAAAGGTGATTTAGAGAAACGTGCCAGCTTGTTAAGACGTGATTCCGTTCATGGACCCTTTAATGGCTCTGTTGAAGTCGATGAAGAGAATAATGCCATTATCGCTAATGGTACTTATATTCAAGTTATCTATGCGAACTCTCCAGATGAAGTTGATTACACTAAATATGACATCAGTAATGCACTAGTTGTAGACAATACTGGTATTTGGAAAGATGAAGATGGGCTCGGCTTACACCTTAAATCTAAAGGCGTGGCTAAAGTTCTACTGACAGCGCCTGCAAAAGGTCAGATTAAGAACATCGTTTATGGTGTCAATGAAGCTGATATTCTCAGTGAAGATAAAATCGTATCGGCGGCTAGTTGTACAACCAACGCTATTACACCAATTTTAAAAGCAATGAATGATAAATATGGCATTACTAATGGCCATGTTGAAACGATTCATTCATATACCAACGACCAAAACTTAATCGATAACTATCATAGCGCCGATCGTCGTGGACGAAGCGCACCATTAAATATGGTGATCACCGAAACGGGTGCAGCAAAGGCAGTCGCTAAGGCTTTACCTGAACTTGCTGGTAAGCTGACAGGTAATGCTATTCGAGTACCTACACCTAATGTCTCAATGGCAATCATTACATTGAATCTAGATAATGAGACTAATAGCAAAGATGATGTAAATCAGTACCTGCGTGATATGTCACTGCATTCTGAACTGCAAAACCAAATCGACTTCACTGAGTCTACTGAGATTGTGTCTTCAGATCTTGTTGGCTCGCGCTACGCTGGTGTAGTCGATTCTCACGCCACCATTGCTGAAGGCAACCGTGCCATTTTATATGTATGGTATGACAACGAGTTTGGCTACAGCTGCCAAGTCGTCGGTGTAATGCAAAAGATGCTTGAACTAAACTACCAATCTTTGCCTATTGGCTAA
- a CDS encoding DUF2989 domain-containing protein produces MNKNFVIITSFISFIAFSSLLGCDNQRDTGSICKKNPELCSDLHADSWCRYEKADLIRKRFKLKFTESPTGKEIYQHLLNLEKYNQCIELAAGVQHILHPERTNDRLRAFGLSAQSLSQMQDTTKESKDLYLAFYHWTRFSDLDAEKIVLTAQSADQIDDIVILSHIASYYQKFDAIRAISIYLEVLDMSNEDNFNPDWLLGLANSYQRLNDFELTYLLSRANVLMTDQKVSEDKMLALIAGDAELSRYLDKQADELVDVIEAGDFKQSAIKAIFEREAPSK; encoded by the coding sequence TTGAACAAAAATTTTGTAATAATTACATCATTTATTAGCTTTATTGCATTTTCAAGCCTGCTAGGTTGCGATAATCAACGGGATACAGGATCAATATGTAAAAAAAATCCTGAACTTTGTAGTGATCTTCATGCCGATAGTTGGTGCCGATATGAGAAAGCAGACCTAATTCGTAAACGTTTTAAGCTAAAATTCACCGAATCTCCCACAGGTAAGGAGATCTATCAACATCTTCTTAATTTAGAAAAATACAATCAATGTATAGAGCTCGCTGCCGGCGTCCAACATATATTGCACCCTGAAAGAACCAATGATCGACTTCGCGCTTTCGGCCTTAGTGCGCAAAGCTTATCGCAAATGCAAGATACAACGAAAGAGAGTAAAGACCTTTATCTGGCATTTTATCATTGGACACGCTTTAGTGATCTCGATGCTGAGAAAATTGTCCTTACTGCACAAAGCGCAGATCAAATCGATGATATTGTAATTTTGTCCCACATAGCCTCTTACTATCAAAAGTTTGATGCAATAAGAGCGATATCTATCTACCTAGAAGTGCTCGACATGAGTAATGAAGATAATTTTAACCCTGATTGGTTGTTAGGTTTAGCTAACAGCTACCAAAGGCTAAATGATTTTGAGCTTACTTATCTGCTGTCTCGTGCCAATGTGTTAATGACTGATCAAAAAGTATCTGAAGACAAAATGCTTGCCTTAATTGCTGGTGATGCAGAACTCAGCAGGTATCTGGATAAGCAAGCTGATGAATTAGTCGATGTGATTGAAGCTGGTGACTTTAAACAAAGTGCGATTAAAGCCATATTCGAAAGAGAAGCCCCTAGTAAGTAG
- the gap gene encoding type I glyceraldehyde-3-phosphate dehydrogenase — protein sequence MTIRVAINGYGRIGRNVLRALYESEKDYPIQIVAINDLGDASINAHLTKYDSVHGRFNAKVEHDDEAIYVNQDKILTFSQRDPSKLPWADLNVDVVFECTGMFTSKEAVQPHLDAGAKKVLISAPGKNVDATVVYGVNNDVITADMTVISNASCTTNCLAPIAKPLNDEIGIESGLMTTIHAYTNDQRLSDVYHTDLRRARAAAMSMIPTQTGAAAAVGLVVPELAGKFDGLAVRVPTVNVSLVDLSFISSRDTTVEEVNAIIEKAAASAPMSEVLAVNKEPLVSIDFNHNPFSSNFDATQTRVKGRLVKVMSWYDNEWGFSNRMLDNAVALMTAK from the coding sequence ATGACTATCCGCGTAGCAATTAACGGTTATGGCCGTATCGGCCGAAATGTTTTACGTGCACTTTATGAAAGTGAAAAAGACTACCCAATTCAGATCGTTGCTATCAACGATTTAGGTGATGCGTCTATTAACGCTCATTTAACCAAGTATGATTCAGTTCATGGCCGTTTCAACGCGAAAGTTGAACACGATGATGAAGCTATCTATGTTAATCAAGATAAGATCCTGACCTTTTCTCAACGAGATCCATCAAAACTGCCATGGGCTGATTTGAATGTTGATGTCGTTTTCGAATGTACTGGTATGTTCACATCTAAAGAAGCTGTTCAGCCTCACTTAGATGCAGGTGCTAAGAAAGTCCTTATCTCTGCACCAGGCAAGAACGTTGATGCAACTGTTGTTTACGGTGTTAACAACGATGTAATAACTGCAGACATGACGGTTATTTCTAATGCTTCTTGTACTACTAACTGTTTAGCGCCTATCGCTAAGCCGTTAAACGATGAGATCGGTATTGAATCAGGTCTGATGACAACGATTCATGCTTACACGAATGACCAACGTTTGTCAGACGTATATCACACAGATTTACGTCGCGCTCGTGCTGCAGCAATGTCTATGATCCCAACTCAAACTGGCGCCGCTGCGGCAGTTGGTCTTGTGGTACCTGAACTTGCTGGTAAATTTGATGGTCTAGCGGTACGTGTACCTACGGTAAACGTTTCACTTGTCGATCTATCATTTATCTCCTCTCGTGATACTACCGTCGAAGAAGTTAACGCGATAATCGAAAAAGCTGCTGCATCTGCGCCAATGAGCGAAGTGTTAGCTGTTAATAAAGAGCCATTGGTTTCTATCGATTTTAACCACAACCCGTTCTCATCTAACTTTGATGCAACTCAGACCCGTGTTAAAGGTCGCTTAGTTAAAGTGATGTCTTGGTATGATAACGAGTGGGGTTTCAGTAACCGCATGCTTGATAATGCTGTTGCTTTGATGACTGCAAAATAA
- a CDS encoding tRNA/rRNA methyltransferase, with protein sequence MSLAIVLVEPTRPANVGAAARAIKTMGFDQLVLVNSHLHLEKEAHWLAHGATDILENTLVLDSVAEVKSQFDQLIATTARERGIQRHYLTPEALNEALLSQTTSVNNTALLFGRESCGLSNSELALCDLYSYVPLINDYPSLNLAQAVMVYSYALSQVNNRLKIKHIDAGQGQLQALKQRTSDLLQKLEAQDDTKLTQWLLDGISLLGDRDCKMAHQLLNDIHRKL encoded by the coding sequence ATGTCTCTTGCTATTGTTCTCGTCGAACCCACTCGTCCTGCTAATGTAGGTGCTGCCGCTAGGGCTATAAAAACCATGGGGTTTGACCAACTCGTTTTAGTTAATTCACATCTTCATCTTGAGAAGGAAGCTCATTGGCTAGCCCACGGTGCCACTGATATCTTAGAGAACACCTTAGTTTTAGACTCGGTAGCTGAGGTTAAAAGTCAGTTCGATCAACTGATAGCTACTACGGCGAGAGAAAGAGGAATACAAAGGCATTACTTAACCCCTGAGGCTCTCAATGAGGCCTTATTAAGTCAAACGACTTCAGTTAATAACACAGCATTACTTTTCGGTAGAGAGTCCTGTGGATTGTCTAATAGTGAACTCGCACTCTGTGACTTGTATTCATATGTTCCCCTTATCAATGACTACCCCTCCCTTAATTTAGCTCAAGCTGTCATGGTTTATAGTTATGCTTTAAGTCAGGTCAATAATCGACTGAAGATAAAGCATATAGATGCTGGCCAAGGACAACTGCAAGCCTTAAAGCAGAGAACCAGTGACTTACTGCAAAAGCTCGAAGCTCAAGATGATACGAAACTGACTCAATGGCTGCTAGATGGTATTAGTTTACTCGGTGATAGAGACTGTAAGATGGCTCACCAATTACTCAACGACATACATCGCAAGCTCTAG
- the bfr gene encoding bacterioferritin: protein MKGKTKVTSVLNQMLILELTSINQYFLHARIYKNWGLEELNEQEYKKSILDMKQADDLIERILFLEALPNLQQLNKLRIGEHTEEMIQCDKDLQDEQILALREAIALCETEEDYVSRELLEKILEGEEEHLDWIESQQFLIDATGIENYQQTMMED from the coding sequence ATGAAGGGTAAGACTAAAGTCACCAGTGTATTGAATCAAATGCTGATATTAGAGTTAACTTCTATCAATCAATATTTTTTGCATGCCAGAATATACAAGAACTGGGGGCTAGAAGAACTCAATGAGCAAGAATATAAAAAATCAATTCTGGACATGAAACAAGCAGATGATTTAATTGAACGCATACTGTTTCTCGAAGCATTACCTAATTTACAGCAATTAAATAAATTAAGAATTGGTGAGCACACCGAAGAGATGATCCAATGCGATAAGGATTTGCAAGATGAGCAAATCCTGGCGCTACGAGAAGCTATCGCCCTGTGTGAAACCGAAGAAGATTACGTTAGCCGTGAATTGCTCGAAAAAATATTAGAAGGTGAAGAAGAACATCTAGATTGGATTGAGTCACAGCAATTCTTAATCGATGCTACAGGCATTGAAAACTATCAACAAACGATGATGGAGGATTAA
- the bfr gene encoding bacterioferritin: MKGVQNVINHLNKQLTLELTSMDQYLAHSKMYEDWGINKLHEKLAHEYEEELEHARRLTQRILFLEGTPDTASRQPIKVGDNVKQMLENDLEAERTVAASLREIIGICETSQDYVSREILEDLLDDTEMDHIYWLEQHLGLIDKVGLQNYIQSQMGSQDG; this comes from the coding sequence ATGAAAGGTGTTCAGAATGTTATTAATCACTTAAATAAACAGCTGACATTAGAGTTAACCTCGATGGATCAGTACTTAGCTCATTCCAAAATGTATGAAGATTGGGGGATAAATAAACTACACGAAAAGTTAGCCCATGAGTATGAAGAAGAGTTAGAACATGCCAGACGCTTAACTCAGCGGATTTTGTTTCTGGAAGGCACTCCAGATACCGCATCAAGGCAACCGATTAAAGTTGGTGACAACGTCAAACAGATGCTAGAAAACGATCTGGAAGCAGAGAGAACCGTAGCGGCTAGTTTAAGAGAAATCATAGGGATCTGCGAGACATCCCAGGATTATGTGAGTCGAGAAATTCTTGAAGATTTACTCGATGATACTGAGATGGATCATATCTACTGGTTAGAGCAACATCTCGGACTTATCGATAAGGTCGGACTTCAGAATTACATACAGTCACAAATGGGTAGCCAAGACGGTTAA
- a CDS encoding glycine zipper family protein: MKKAFLLVGLLVLHTSASASNVIIDKSGVDEKDYIFDMHECTELSQQAQKKQTEGGLVSGAAKGAALGAAAGAISGGSGTDGAKTGAAIGVVGGALGRNRSKRQNEASHEAEKQTVVKNCMINRGYTVLN; encoded by the coding sequence ATGAAGAAAGCATTTTTGTTGGTGGGTTTACTCGTGTTACACACGTCGGCTTCGGCGTCGAATGTTATTATCGACAAATCCGGTGTGGATGAAAAAGACTATATCTTTGATATGCATGAATGTACTGAACTGTCCCAGCAGGCTCAAAAGAAGCAAACAGAAGGTGGTTTGGTCTCTGGGGCTGCGAAAGGGGCTGCACTCGGGGCGGCAGCTGGCGCAATTTCTGGGGGCTCAGGTACTGATGGTGCTAAAACAGGCGCAGCTATTGGTGTCGTTGGCGGGGCATTAGGTCGAAACCGATCTAAGAGACAAAATGAAGCGAGTCATGAAGCAGAGAAACAAACCGTAGTAAAAAATTGTATGATAAATCGCGGTTACACTGTTTTAAATTAA
- a CDS encoding ABC transporter substrate-binding protein, translating into MQSIYRKCLPSMLILFIIPLFFISSQSISHEIHKHQTLRVLTWEGYVTDADVLEVNKLLEESGYHYKVEIILPYAQGAEQMFDLIRAKQCDVAFLTLFFIKMQKERTAKLLQEINTNSPRLSNYKHIYPNLTGLEMGMNSLNQPLYIPWGGGIYGFYINKDKVPDDKIPTSINALWEDEWHRKFSLNQSQQWYNLGLAFMSQGLSPFYMYEAIVEGDRNKVRELSKPNSMLQHRLSELYLSAGGFWKTSPEFNNNLLIISSWGPEIHAENAKGANWQLIDFDEGHMAWLDTINFVKGLEGEKLEAAEIFANYFIGKQVQSRVANELSMVPVSKLAPINPLLGGAQEIFKENMFVPPYNYSSYELMKKMTDKASLAVEHSKKNP; encoded by the coding sequence ATGCAGTCAATCTACCGTAAGTGCCTGCCGAGTATGCTAATATTATTCATTATCCCATTATTCTTTATTTCTTCGCAATCTATTTCACATGAAATACATAAACATCAAACCCTTAGAGTTCTGACTTGGGAAGGCTATGTTACTGACGCGGATGTGCTTGAGGTGAATAAACTGCTTGAGGAAAGCGGCTACCACTATAAAGTAGAAATTATATTGCCTTATGCCCAGGGCGCCGAACAGATGTTTGACCTCATTCGAGCAAAGCAATGTGATGTTGCATTCCTAACGCTTTTTTTCATTAAGATGCAAAAAGAGCGTACGGCCAAATTATTACAAGAGATTAATACCAATTCTCCACGACTTTCCAATTATAAGCATATCTACCCTAACCTGACTGGGCTTGAAATGGGAATGAACAGTTTAAATCAGCCTTTATACATTCCATGGGGAGGTGGTATTTATGGGTTTTACATCAACAAAGATAAAGTCCCAGATGATAAGATCCCAACTTCTATCAATGCTTTATGGGAAGACGAGTGGCATAGAAAATTCTCTCTGAATCAATCTCAACAATGGTACAACTTAGGCTTAGCCTTCATGAGTCAAGGGCTGTCACCTTTCTATATGTACGAAGCAATAGTAGAGGGTGACCGAAACAAGGTTAGAGAATTGTCTAAGCCAAATAGCATGCTACAACATAGATTATCTGAACTGTATTTATCGGCAGGAGGGTTTTGGAAAACGTCACCAGAGTTTAATAATAATTTGCTTATTATTAGCAGTTGGGGGCCTGAAATCCATGCAGAAAATGCCAAGGGGGCTAACTGGCAGCTAATCGATTTTGATGAGGGACACATGGCGTGGTTGGATACGATTAACTTTGTTAAGGGGCTGGAAGGTGAGAAACTCGAGGCCGCTGAAATATTCGCCAATTACTTTATAGGAAAACAAGTACAGAGTAGAGTTGCCAATGAGTTATCTATGGTTCCAGTTTCTAAGCTAGCGCCCATAAATCCATTATTAGGCGGCGCTCAAGAAATATTCAAAGAGAATATGTTTGTTCCACCCTATAATTACAGTTCATATGAACTCATGAAGAAAATGACCGATAAAGCAAGCTTAGCGGTCGAACACTCTAAAAAGAACCCATAA
- a CDS encoding NAD(P)/FAD-dependent oxidoreductase — MTPNQACHSQFDPLVAETPEGLSWPNSYWANTLIEQPKVNTALKGNTQTDVAIIGGGYTGLLTAYYLASEFDIHATVLEANQIGFGASGRNAGFVLKGSGRLGYGHMAKRWDLHTAQGIYNEYTQAVARVSELIGEHNIDCEPQEKGYLKVAHTPKALNQLKQSALFIEEQLGGKAEIITVDQLSDKYMVNNQAYGALRLEDGFGINPLKLLLGYKQMVERLGVRIYENTCVNQWIEEEGKHRLITPGGEVVAKQVITAGNAYSPKTFNARIDNKFLPILSNIIVTEPLTAEQLVRTGLATHQVTMDTRILKYYYRLLPDNRLLFGGRGAIYGKDGANPKYGMRLKYALDQCFPALDKVSVAYNWTGWIAAALDDMPHVYHKGGVGYSLGYCGSGVSFSAQAAFRLAQGIAGRQVPNLPLYQQALPNFPMARIRRLGQWGYYHYGWLRDRYG, encoded by the coding sequence ATGACGCCGAATCAAGCGTGCCACTCTCAATTTGATCCCCTTGTCGCAGAGACTCCCGAAGGCCTTAGTTGGCCAAACTCTTATTGGGCCAATACACTGATTGAACAGCCCAAGGTTAATACTGCGCTGAAAGGGAACACACAAACTGATGTCGCAATCATAGGGGGAGGTTACACTGGGTTATTAACTGCCTATTATTTAGCTAGTGAGTTCGATATTCACGCGACGGTATTAGAGGCTAATCAGATTGGTTTTGGTGCCAGTGGTAGAAATGCTGGTTTTGTTCTCAAAGGCTCTGGTCGTCTTGGTTATGGCCACATGGCGAAGCGATGGGATCTACATACTGCTCAGGGGATATATAACGAATACACGCAAGCCGTTGCCAGGGTCAGTGAGCTTATCGGTGAGCACAATATTGATTGCGAGCCTCAAGAGAAGGGGTATTTAAAAGTTGCTCACACTCCAAAGGCTTTGAACCAATTAAAGCAATCTGCCTTATTTATCGAAGAGCAGCTGGGAGGTAAGGCTGAAATAATCACCGTCGATCAGTTGTCGGATAAATATATGGTAAATAATCAAGCTTACGGCGCATTGCGTTTAGAGGATGGTTTTGGCATTAACCCTTTAAAGTTGCTACTAGGCTATAAGCAGATGGTTGAACGCTTGGGAGTGCGTATTTATGAGAATACTTGCGTAAACCAATGGATTGAAGAAGAGGGCAAACACAGGTTAATCACCCCAGGTGGTGAAGTGGTTGCTAAACAGGTCATCACCGCCGGTAACGCCTATTCGCCTAAGACGTTCAACGCTAGAATAGACAACAAGTTTTTGCCTATCTTAAGTAATATTATCGTCACTGAACCTCTCACTGCTGAGCAGTTGGTTCGCACCGGCTTAGCCACTCATCAAGTCACGATGGACACTCGTATTTTAAAGTATTACTACCGTTTGCTACCGGATAATCGATTGTTATTTGGTGGTAGAGGAGCGATATATGGTAAAGATGGTGCAAACCCTAAATATGGCATGAGATTAAAATACGCATTAGACCAATGCTTTCCTGCTTTGGACAAGGTATCTGTTGCCTATAACTGGACTGGCTGGATTGCTGCAGCACTTGACGATATGCCCCATGTGTATCACAAAGGAGGCGTTGGCTACAGCCTTGGGTATTGTGGTTCAGGAGTCTCATTCAGTGCACAAGCCGCCTTTCGCTTAGCACAAGGAATTGCAGGACGACAAGTGCCCAATTTGCCTTTGTACCAACAAGCCTTACCCAATTTTCCGATGGCAAGAATTCGTAGACTGGGTCAGTGGGGCTATTATCACTATGGTTGGCTTAGGGATAGATATGGGTAA
- a CDS encoding GNAT family N-acetyltransferase — MIQTLSPEHFDDVIRLGNHVHGAGYLDHSSLEALYLKGFKDDINANFVAHQEGKLVGFRLTFAPGNWQTDKWCTPDAWGIDLAHVCYFKCNTVEESFRGMGIGGKLLRASIAATKHQGAKAGVSHLWKQSPNNSAVKYFTKAGGMLIKEHAERWNDTLEHPDYICVICGADCHCTACEMLLIFK, encoded by the coding sequence ATGATCCAGACTTTAAGCCCAGAACATTTCGATGATGTGATCCGATTAGGTAACCATGTGCATGGCGCTGGTTATTTAGACCATTCATCTTTGGAGGCCCTATATTTAAAAGGCTTTAAAGATGATATCAACGCTAACTTTGTAGCACATCAAGAGGGTAAACTGGTTGGGTTTCGACTGACTTTTGCCCCTGGTAACTGGCAGACAGATAAATGGTGCACACCAGATGCATGGGGGATAGATTTAGCACATGTTTGTTATTTTAAGTGTAATACCGTCGAAGAAAGTTTCAGGGGAATGGGGATCGGAGGTAAGTTACTAAGGGCCTCTATTGCTGCGACTAAACATCAAGGTGCAAAAGCCGGGGTAAGCCATCTTTGGAAGCAAAGTCCCAATAATTCTGCAGTGAAGTACTTTACGAAAGCGGGCGGTATGTTAATTAAAGAGCACGCTGAACGTTGGAATGACACCCTAGAGCATCCTGATTATATCTGTGTTATTTGTGGTGCAGACTGCCATTGCACAGCCTGTGAAATGTTACTTATTTTCAAATGA
- a CDS encoding dipeptidyl-peptidase 3 family protein, with amino-acid sequence MKKTLLSIALLAALAACSHEVEMSHSQPGSSAAINENSSIKAKETYQAMLDQFVSIDMQADLSNLSILDKQVLRKLIAVADILDAVYLRQTFEANAEIRSSIEQAKLPNTEQLLSLYDLHYGPWDTLNADQAFFGDIPRPDGAGVYPVDMTKEEFNQWIVDHPEDEAAFKSGYTVIKRQGDRLIAVPYSQMYAKEMKQAARLMREASELTQDKSLKTFLSKRADAFLNDEYRDSEMAWMDLDGSLEVAIGPYETYTDKLFGYKTFFEAFITVRNPEDSAKLDIYKKYLKEMELNLPIPEQHKNLQRGSESPISVVDQVAGGGDNKPAVQTTAFNLPNDEYVREVKGSKKVMLKNVLNAKYNAVMKPISELIIAQDQQALLMESYFFNETLFHELSHGLGPGTIIKDGKTTTVAEQLQETYSKIEEGKADVMGAYNMLFLMEKGQLPLAEKNNMLVTYFAGLFRSMRFGVHEAHGAGAAFQYNYFKEKQAFSFDSTTQRYTVDFDKMTLSITELVNEVCMIQALGDYQASKDFLNKYAVMAKEVADLNIKMAFIPTDIRPNYPKI; translated from the coding sequence ATGAAAAAGACATTATTATCCATAGCGCTATTAGCAGCGTTAGCGGCTTGTTCTCATGAAGTAGAAATGAGTCATAGCCAGCCAGGTTCATCTGCAGCTATCAATGAAAATTCGTCGATAAAAGCCAAAGAAACCTATCAAGCCATGCTAGATCAATTCGTATCAATAGATATGCAGGCTGATCTTTCTAACTTAAGCATCCTTGATAAACAAGTTCTTCGAAAGCTCATTGCTGTGGCTGATATTCTTGATGCTGTTTATTTACGCCAAACCTTTGAGGCTAATGCGGAAATTAGATCGAGTATTGAACAAGCTAAATTACCCAATACAGAGCAATTACTTTCCCTCTACGATCTACACTATGGACCATGGGATACATTAAACGCAGACCAAGCATTCTTTGGTGATATCCCTCGACCAGATGGCGCTGGTGTGTATCCGGTAGATATGACTAAAGAAGAGTTCAATCAATGGATAGTTGACCATCCAGAAGATGAGGCAGCCTTTAAAAGCGGCTATACCGTGATTAAACGCCAGGGAGACAGACTCATTGCAGTGCCTTATAGTCAAATGTATGCCAAAGAGATGAAGCAAGCAGCACGACTCATGCGTGAAGCTTCCGAGTTAACTCAAGATAAAAGCTTAAAGACATTCCTATCCAAACGAGCCGACGCTTTTTTGAATGATGAGTACCGTGATTCAGAAATGGCGTGGATGGATCTCGACGGTAGCTTAGAAGTTGCGATTGGGCCTTATGAAACTTATACCGATAAATTGTTCGGCTATAAAACATTTTTTGAAGCCTTTATTACCGTACGAAACCCAGAAGACAGCGCTAAATTAGACATTTACAAGAAATACCTCAAAGAGATGGAGTTGAATTTACCCATTCCAGAGCAGCATAAGAATTTACAACGAGGTTCAGAGTCTCCTATTTCAGTCGTCGATCAAGTTGCTGGAGGCGGTGACAATAAGCCAGCAGTACAAACTACCGCATTCAATTTACCCAATGATGAATATGTACGAGAAGTCAAAGGCAGTAAAAAAGTGATGCTTAAGAATGTTCTCAACGCTAAGTACAATGCTGTCATGAAGCCTATCTCTGAGCTTATTATTGCTCAAGATCAACAAGCACTTTTAATGGAAAGTTACTTTTTTAACGAAACACTTTTTCATGAGTTATCCCATGGATTAGGACCTGGAACGATTATTAAAGACGGTAAAACAACCACCGTTGCAGAACAGCTGCAAGAAACTTACTCAAAAATTGAAGAAGGTAAAGCAGATGTTATGGGGGCATACAACATGCTCTTCTTAATGGAGAAAGGTCAATTGCCACTGGCTGAAAAGAACAACATGTTAGTGACATATTTTGCCGGGTTATTTCGTTCTATGCGATTTGGTGTTCATGAAGCGCACGGTGCAGGTGCCGCTTTTCAATATAATTACTTCAAAGAAAAACAAGCGTTTAGCTTCGATTCCACGACACAAAGATATACTGTTGATTTCGACAAAATGACCCTGTCTATTACAGAGCTGGTCAATGAGGTGTGTATGATCCAAGCGCTTGGGGATTATCAAGCGTCAAAAGATTTCCTCAACAAGTATGCCGTAATGGCAAAAGAAGTCGCTGACTTAAATATCAAGATGGCGTTTATTCCTACCGATATTAGACCCAATTACCCAAAGATCTAG